A genomic stretch from Lathyrus oleraceus cultivar Zhongwan6 chromosome 2, CAAS_Psat_ZW6_1.0, whole genome shotgun sequence includes:
- the LOC127119656 gene encoding protein DMP9-like produces MEQNQPKIGIKVYNVTPPPQEVVGAVTTQSSDPPEPGKKRRAIMAKGVQKTLSKTSLLGNFLPTGTLITFEMVLPSIYRNGQCTHIHTIMIHFLLIMCALSCFFFHFTDSFHGADGNIYYGFVTPKGLSVFKPGLAVSVPKDDKYKVGFQDFVHAVMSVMVFVAIAFSDYRVTNCLFPGHEREMDQIMESFPMMIGIVCSGLFLIFPTSRHGIGCMSA; encoded by the coding sequence ATGGAACAAAATCAACCAAAAATTGGAATCAAAGTCTACAATGTAACACCACCGCCACAGGAGGTCGTGGGCGCCGTCACAACCCAGTCGTCCGATCCACCGGAACCCGGGAAGAAGCGTCGCGCCATAATGGCAAAAGGTGTTCAAAAGACCCTCTCAAAAACTTCCCTACTCGGAAACTTCCTTCCAACCGGAACACTCATCACATTCGAAATGGTCCTTCCATCAATCTACAGAAATGGCCAATGCACTCATATTCACACCATCATGATCCATTTCCTCTTAATCATGTGTGCACTCTCTTGTTTCTTCTTTCACTTTACAGACAGTTTTCATGGTGCCGACGGTAACATTTACTACGGTTTCGTTACTCCGAAAGGGCTGTCTGTTTTCAAACCCGGACTCGCTGTTTCGGTTCCTAAAGATGACAAGTATAAGGTAGGGTTTCAAGATTTTGTGCATGCGGTTATGTCGGTTATGGTGTTTGTGGCTATTGCTTTTTCGGATTATAGGGTTACTAATTGTTTATTTCCTGGACATGAAAGAGAGATGGATCAAATTATGGAGAGTTTTCCAATGATGATTGGAATAGTTTGTAGCGGTTTGTTCCTTATTTTTCCTACTTCAAGACATGGAATTGGATGCATGTCTGCCTAA